The following are encoded in a window of Dromaius novaehollandiae isolate bDroNov1 chromosome 11, bDroNov1.hap1, whole genome shotgun sequence genomic DNA:
- the MTMR8 gene encoding myotubularin-related protein 8 isoform X1, which produces MAASARGSRETCGGAGLPRANGGAEAGPRAVGARRGEAVTAAAAAMEHITTPKVENVKLLDRYTNRKATNGTLYLTATHLIYVDASAEVRKETWILHHHIATVEKLPLTTAGCPLLIHCKNFHVAHFVIGQERDCHEVYTSLLKLSQPVKPEDLYAFSYNPKMSKDNREIGWKLIDLKVDYQRMGIPNDYWEITDANKDYEVCNTYPPEIVVPRAANKATVIGSSRFRSRGRIPVLSYLYKENNAAICRCSQPLSGFSARCLEDEQMLQAIREANPGSPFMYVVDTRPKLNAMANRAAGKGYENEDNYDNIRFKFIGIENIHVMRNSLQKLLEVCETKSPSMSDFLTGLENSGWLRHIKAVMDAGVFLAKAVKDEKASVLVHCSDGWDRTAQVCSLASLLLDPFYRTFKGFMVLIEKEWIAMGHKFSHRCGHLDGDPKEVSPVFTQFIECVWQLMQQFPCTFEFNERFLLEIHDHVYSCQFGNFLGTCHKEREDLKIFEKTHSLWPFLLQKKQEFRNPLYRGFTAYKELQPNTLPFSFQFWCGMYNRFDKGMHPKQCVLDHLLSCMSQKTKLEDNASELENKLPFLDGPLTTEACSLSKMGSGSSKTPMLNTPQDYEGEPAPVLTNGSMVWDINVMSDVDQKNKENLSKHQDLRDLKDTVGVLDSEAKDASAALISSEN; this is translated from the exons ATGGCGGCCTCCGCGCGCGGCTCTCGCGAGACTTGCGGCGGGGCGGGTCTGCCCCGTGCAAATGGCGGGGCGGAGGCCGGGCCGCGGGCCGTAGGGGCGCGGCGTGGCGAGGCggtcaccgccgccgccgccgccatggagcACATCACCACGCCGAAG GTTGAAAATGTGAAATTACTAGATCGCTATACAAATAGGAAGGCAACAAATGGGACGTTATACCTGACAGCTACTCATCTTATCTATGTAGATGCTTCTGCCGAAGTCAGAAAAGAAACATGG attCTGCATCACCATATTGCAACTGTAGAAAAACTGCCTCTGACCACAGCTGGATGTCCACTCCTTATTCACTGCAAGAACTTCCACGTGGCACACTTCGTTATTGGGCAGGAACGTGACTGCCACGAAGTGTATACCTCATTGCTCAAACTTTCACAACCAG TGAAGCCTGAAGATCTTTATGCTTTCTCTTATAATCCTAAAATGTCTAAAGATAACCGGGAGATTGGATGGAAACTGATTGATTTAAAAGTAGATTACCAGCGTATGGGAATTCCAAATGACTATTGGGAAATAACGGATGCTAATAAAGACTATGAG GTTTGCAACACATACCCTCCAGAAATAGTGGTGCCTAGAGCCGCTAATAAAGCGACAGTGATTGGAAGTTCCAGATTCAGAAGCAGAGGGCGGATTCCGGTGCTTTCCTACTTATATAAAGAAAACAAT GCTGCCATATGTCGCTGTAGCCAGCCTCTTTCTGGATTCAGCGCACGCTGTCTGGAGGACGAACAAATGTTGCAGGCGATCAGAGAAGCCAACCCGGGGAGTCCGTTCATGTATGTTGTAGACACAAGGCCAAAG TTAAATGCCATGGCCAACCGAGCTGCTGGGAAGGGCTATGAGAATGAAGATAATTACGATAACATTCGCTTTAAATTTATCGGCATAGAAAACATCCATGTGATGCGGAACAGCTTGCAGAAACTCCTGGAAG TGTGTGAAACAAAGTCTCCCTCAATGAGCGACTTCCTCACTGGGCTGGAAAACTCAGGTTGGTTACGGCACATTAAAGCTGTGATGGATGCAGGTGTCTTTCTCGCCAAG GCTGTGAAAGATGAAAAGGCAAGTGTGTTAGTCCACTGCTCCGATGGGTGGGATCGCACAGCTCAGGTCTGCTCCCTGGCTAGCCTCCTTTTAGACCCATTTTATAGGACTTTTAAAGGCTTCATG GTCCTAATAGAAAAGGAGTGGATTGCGATGGGTCACAAGTTTTCACACAG GTGTGGCCATTTGGATGGTGACCCAAAGGAGGTATCGCCTGTCTTCACTCAATTCATCGAATGCGTCTGGCAGCTCATGCAGCAGTTTCCATGTACATTTGAGTTTAATGAGCGTTTCCTTCTTGAAATCCATGACCATGTCTACTCCTGCCAGTTTGGCAACTTCCTTGGGACCTGTCATAAGGAGCGTGAGGATCTGAA AATCTTTGAGAAGACCCATTCGCTCTGGCCTTTCCTCTTACAGAAGAAGCAGGAGTTCAGAAATCCTTTGTATAGAGGGTTTACAGCTTACAAAGAGCTGCAACCAAACACACTACCTTTCAGTTTCCA GTTTTGGTGTGGGATGTATAATCGTTTTGACAAAGGAATGCATCCAAAACAGTGTGTGTTGGATCATCTCCTAAGCTGCATGAGCCAAAAGACGAAACTAGAGGACAACGCATCTGAATTGGAAAAC AAGCTTCCTTTCCTTGATGGTCCTTTAACCACTGAAGCTTGTTCCTTATCTAAAATGGGAAGTGGTTCTTCAAAAACGCCCATGCTCAACACTCCCCAGGATTATGAAGGGGAGCCAGCTCCTGTGTTGACTAATGGTTCCATGGTGTGGGATATAAATGTTATGTCAGATGTGGACCAAAAGAACAAAGAGAACCTGTCTAAGCACCAGGACCTCCGCGATCTTAAAGACACTGTTGGTGTTTTAGACTCTGAAGCTAAGGATGCCTCAGCAGCATTGATCAGCTCTGAAAACTGA
- the MTMR8 gene encoding myotubularin-related protein 8 isoform X2 yields MSKDNREIGWKLIDLKVDYQRMGIPNDYWEITDANKDYEVCNTYPPEIVVPRAANKATVIGSSRFRSRGRIPVLSYLYKENNAAICRCSQPLSGFSARCLEDEQMLQAIREANPGSPFMYVVDTRPKLNAMANRAAGKGYENEDNYDNIRFKFIGIENIHVMRNSLQKLLEVCETKSPSMSDFLTGLENSGWLRHIKAVMDAGVFLAKAVKDEKASVLVHCSDGWDRTAQVCSLASLLLDPFYRTFKGFMVLIEKEWIAMGHKFSHRCGHLDGDPKEVSPVFTQFIECVWQLMQQFPCTFEFNERFLLEIHDHVYSCQFGNFLGTCHKEREDLKIFEKTHSLWPFLLQKKQEFRNPLYRGFTAYKELQPNTLPFSFQFWCGMYNRFDKGMHPKQCVLDHLLSCMSQKTKLEDNASELENKLPFLDGPLTTEACSLSKMGSGSSKTPMLNTPQDYEGEPAPVLTNGSMVWDINVMSDVDQKNKENLSKHQDLRDLKDTVGVLDSEAKDASAALISSEN; encoded by the exons ATGTCTAAAGATAACCGGGAGATTGGATGGAAACTGATTGATTTAAAAGTAGATTACCAGCGTATGGGAATTCCAAATGACTATTGGGAAATAACGGATGCTAATAAAGACTATGAG GTTTGCAACACATACCCTCCAGAAATAGTGGTGCCTAGAGCCGCTAATAAAGCGACAGTGATTGGAAGTTCCAGATTCAGAAGCAGAGGGCGGATTCCGGTGCTTTCCTACTTATATAAAGAAAACAAT GCTGCCATATGTCGCTGTAGCCAGCCTCTTTCTGGATTCAGCGCACGCTGTCTGGAGGACGAACAAATGTTGCAGGCGATCAGAGAAGCCAACCCGGGGAGTCCGTTCATGTATGTTGTAGACACAAGGCCAAAG TTAAATGCCATGGCCAACCGAGCTGCTGGGAAGGGCTATGAGAATGAAGATAATTACGATAACATTCGCTTTAAATTTATCGGCATAGAAAACATCCATGTGATGCGGAACAGCTTGCAGAAACTCCTGGAAG TGTGTGAAACAAAGTCTCCCTCAATGAGCGACTTCCTCACTGGGCTGGAAAACTCAGGTTGGTTACGGCACATTAAAGCTGTGATGGATGCAGGTGTCTTTCTCGCCAAG GCTGTGAAAGATGAAAAGGCAAGTGTGTTAGTCCACTGCTCCGATGGGTGGGATCGCACAGCTCAGGTCTGCTCCCTGGCTAGCCTCCTTTTAGACCCATTTTATAGGACTTTTAAAGGCTTCATG GTCCTAATAGAAAAGGAGTGGATTGCGATGGGTCACAAGTTTTCACACAG GTGTGGCCATTTGGATGGTGACCCAAAGGAGGTATCGCCTGTCTTCACTCAATTCATCGAATGCGTCTGGCAGCTCATGCAGCAGTTTCCATGTACATTTGAGTTTAATGAGCGTTTCCTTCTTGAAATCCATGACCATGTCTACTCCTGCCAGTTTGGCAACTTCCTTGGGACCTGTCATAAGGAGCGTGAGGATCTGAA AATCTTTGAGAAGACCCATTCGCTCTGGCCTTTCCTCTTACAGAAGAAGCAGGAGTTCAGAAATCCTTTGTATAGAGGGTTTACAGCTTACAAAGAGCTGCAACCAAACACACTACCTTTCAGTTTCCA GTTTTGGTGTGGGATGTATAATCGTTTTGACAAAGGAATGCATCCAAAACAGTGTGTGTTGGATCATCTCCTAAGCTGCATGAGCCAAAAGACGAAACTAGAGGACAACGCATCTGAATTGGAAAAC AAGCTTCCTTTCCTTGATGGTCCTTTAACCACTGAAGCTTGTTCCTTATCTAAAATGGGAAGTGGTTCTTCAAAAACGCCCATGCTCAACACTCCCCAGGATTATGAAGGGGAGCCAGCTCCTGTGTTGACTAATGGTTCCATGGTGTGGGATATAAATGTTATGTCAGATGTGGACCAAAAGAACAAAGAGAACCTGTCTAAGCACCAGGACCTCCGCGATCTTAAAGACACTGTTGGTGTTTTAGACTCTGAAGCTAAGGATGCCTCAGCAGCATTGATCAGCTCTGAAAACTGA